One window from the genome of Dermacentor silvarum isolate Dsil-2018 chromosome 5, BIME_Dsil_1.4, whole genome shotgun sequence encodes:
- the LOC119454568 gene encoding putative nuclease HARBI1 has product MCPSSTHGGVPAKSAETHILSFIWYAANKTCMRNVASRFDLSESSVHRILHRVADFLLTLGPSLIKFPADLENLTRSFEKVSGMPDVIGCIDGSYIKIQCPDKKVASTYCNRHHYLSLTLQAVCDDKRRFLDAFIGSSSKMHDSHVFSLSPLSKKISAVCQGSFHLLGDAAYPLREYLLTPYRDYGALAKQQKGLFSATRVLIENEFSNLKKRFRQLMKESYRC; this is encoded by the exons ATGTGCCCTTCGAGCACACATGGAGGGGTTCCAGCAAAATCTGCGGAAACGCACATCTTGTCTTTTATCTG GTACGCGGCCAACAAAACCTGCATGAGAAACGTGGCAAGCCGGTTCGACTTGTCAGAAAGCTCTGTTCACCGAATCCTCCATAGAGTAGCGGACTTCCTCCTGACCCTGGGACCATCGTTGATAAAGTTTCCTGCTGACCTGGAGAACCTCACTAGAAGTTTTGAGAAG GTGTCTGGAATGCCTGATGTTATTGGTTGCATAGATGGATCCTACATCAAGATACAGTGCCCGGACAAGAAGGTTGCTTCAACATATTGTAACAGGCACCACTACCTTTCACTGACACTGCAAGCCGTCTGCGATGACAAAAGACGCTTCCTTGATGCATTCATTGGAAGCTCAAGCAAAATGCATGATTCCCATGTGTTCAGCTTGTCGCCACTTTCAAAGAAAATCTCTGCCGTATGTCAGGGGTCTTTCCATCTTTTAGGGGACGCAGCGTATCCACTGCGGGAATACCTGTTGACACCCTACAGGGATTATGGTGCTTTGGCAAAACAGCAAAAaggattgttttcagccacaagagtGCTCATCGAAAATGAGTTTAGCAACCTCAAAAAGCGCTTCAGACAGCTGAT